A single window of Nocardioides kongjuensis DNA harbors:
- a CDS encoding amino acid permease, giving the protein MLNRGFGFRSALSLAFADISPIVALYAIFALGLFAAGPRFFWAFPLVLAGQMLVALVFGELASRWPYAGSVYQWARHARGTAWGWTAAWAYIWGLTLTLSTMAYAAAGFLLEALDVVEPSRLQLMAVSMGIIGLGTAANMVGRQVLKVMIIASIMCEIVGSVVLGIVLLAFHRVNPVSTLFDGLPHADGGTLSTMLVATAFVGWAFLGFESAGSIAEEVEEPERNVPKAIVLGLLLVGTIVMFSAVAVILAIPDLPAVLTARTGDPVSATLTTQLGASIAKPLLIMFVIGFVSAFLAVQSAVSRAVYGMARDGALPGAKALSRLAGPERMPIRAIGLTAVVSALFLLLAGSDLYNVLVNFSVLGPYIAFAVPVFAAALLRLSGRWEPGPFSLGRWGGFVTYAAAVWLALEIVNVLWPRTQPGQPWYINWSMVISLVALGIVGVAVYASRRDRISEPVGERS; this is encoded by the coding sequence GTGCTGAACCGCGGGTTCGGCTTCCGCTCGGCGCTGTCCCTGGCGTTCGCGGACATCTCGCCGATCGTCGCGCTGTACGCGATCTTCGCGCTCGGCCTGTTCGCCGCCGGCCCGCGCTTCTTCTGGGCGTTCCCGCTGGTGCTGGCCGGCCAGATGCTGGTCGCGCTGGTCTTCGGTGAGCTCGCCTCGCGCTGGCCGTACGCCGGCAGCGTCTACCAGTGGGCCCGTCACGCCCGCGGCACCGCGTGGGGCTGGACCGCGGCGTGGGCCTACATCTGGGGCCTGACCCTGACCCTGTCGACGATGGCGTACGCCGCCGCCGGCTTCCTCCTCGAGGCGCTCGACGTCGTCGAGCCGAGCCGGCTGCAGCTGATGGCCGTGTCGATGGGCATCATCGGCCTCGGCACCGCGGCCAACATGGTCGGCCGCCAGGTGCTCAAGGTGATGATCATCGCCAGCATCATGTGCGAGATCGTCGGCTCGGTCGTGCTCGGCATCGTGCTGCTGGCCTTCCACCGGGTCAACCCCGTCTCCACCCTCTTCGACGGCCTCCCGCACGCGGACGGCGGCACCCTGAGCACGATGCTCGTGGCGACCGCCTTCGTCGGCTGGGCCTTCCTCGGGTTCGAGTCGGCCGGGTCGATCGCCGAGGAGGTCGAGGAGCCGGAGCGCAACGTGCCGAAGGCGATCGTGCTCGGCCTGCTGCTCGTCGGCACGATCGTGATGTTCTCGGCCGTCGCCGTCATCCTCGCGATCCCCGACCTGCCCGCCGTCCTCACCGCCCGGACCGGCGACCCGGTCTCGGCGACGCTGACCACCCAGCTCGGCGCCTCGATCGCCAAGCCGCTGCTCATCATGTTCGTGATCGGCTTCGTCTCGGCGTTCCTCGCCGTCCAGTCCGCGGTCTCGCGCGCGGTCTACGGCATGGCCCGCGACGGTGCCCTGCCCGGCGCGAAGGCCCTGTCCCGGCTCGCCGGCCCGGAGCGCATGCCGATCCGCGCGATCGGCCTGACCGCCGTCGTGTCCGCGCTGTTCCTGCTCCTCGCGGGATCCGACCTCTACAACGTGCTGGTGAACTTCTCGGTCCTCGGCCCCTACATCGCCTTCGCGGTGCCGGTCTTCGCCGCCGCCCTGCTCCGGCTCAGCGGCCGCTGGGAGCCGGGTCCCTTCTCGCTGGGCCGCTGGGGTGGCTTCGTCACCTACGCCGCCGCGGTGTGGCTGGCACTCGAGATCGTCAACGTCCTCTGGCCGCGCACGCAGCCCGGCCAGCCCTGGTACATCAACTGGAGCATGGTGATCAGCTTGGTAGCGCTCGGCATCGTCGGCGTCGCGGTCTACGCGAGCCGGCGCGACAGGATCAGCGAGCCGGTGGGGGAGCGGTCGTGA
- a CDS encoding PucR family transcriptional regulator: MAITVADLLEMQHLRLHLVSGKGGVGRSVSWTHGSDLPEPWRWLTGGELLLTNGMSFPEGGAEQRELIEKLDEAGASALAIGEKMYCPPLTDELLAASERLGLSVLSVEFPMPFVAISQAVAAANLLEQSDRLVRTEKIYRTVQRMVSTHEGTSVLREPLAQVLGCEVHVCHRESGEPWYPEDPRFDPVLAGALHEITRGTADLRAGALVVPLSDGRDLRLIDIPTQQGALMVLVSQGRSPVDAILMQHAVTVLALELSQSVVANEHRRRIGAELLGQLLEGRVEARAAGRQLKGLGVDPAKARLYAVSGDDVGRLRDAHIALWRNGIGHVVTYRSGVLYALAPPGAEVQDVLRADLGPQALIGVSAPLRNVDRAPEALRESAWALRAAEGSVGRTFHYGDASPIVGVGGIDDAAALVSRVLGPLLEYERVHDTPLLATLDAFLAHQRSWQRTADALQVHRQTVLYRIRKVEEITGRTTSETGDIAELWLALRAQSLLTPAKGPAPRG, translated from the coding sequence ATGGCGATCACCGTCGCGGACCTGCTCGAGATGCAGCACCTGCGGCTGCACCTGGTCTCGGGCAAGGGCGGCGTGGGCCGCTCGGTGTCGTGGACGCACGGCTCGGACCTGCCCGAGCCGTGGCGCTGGCTGACCGGCGGCGAGCTGCTGCTGACCAACGGGATGTCCTTCCCCGAGGGCGGCGCCGAGCAGCGTGAGCTGATCGAGAAGCTCGACGAGGCGGGCGCCAGCGCGCTCGCGATCGGCGAGAAGATGTACTGCCCGCCGCTGACCGACGAGCTGCTCGCGGCCAGCGAGCGGCTCGGGCTCAGCGTGCTGTCGGTGGAGTTCCCGATGCCGTTCGTCGCGATCTCCCAGGCGGTCGCCGCGGCCAACCTGCTCGAGCAGTCCGACCGGCTCGTGCGCACCGAGAAGATCTACCGGACCGTGCAGCGCATGGTCAGCACCCACGAGGGCACCTCGGTGCTGCGCGAGCCGCTGGCCCAGGTCCTCGGCTGCGAGGTGCACGTGTGCCACCGCGAGTCGGGGGAGCCGTGGTACCCCGAGGACCCGCGGTTCGACCCGGTCCTCGCCGGGGCGCTGCACGAGATCACCCGTGGCACGGCGGACCTGCGGGCCGGGGCGCTCGTCGTACCGCTGTCAGACGGTCGGGACCTGCGGCTGATCGACATCCCGACCCAGCAGGGTGCGCTGATGGTGCTGGTCTCGCAGGGCCGCAGCCCGGTCGACGCGATCCTCATGCAGCACGCCGTCACCGTGCTCGCCCTCGAGCTGTCCCAGAGCGTCGTGGCCAACGAGCACCGGCGCCGGATCGGTGCCGAGCTGCTGGGCCAGCTGCTCGAGGGCCGGGTCGAGGCGCGGGCAGCCGGCCGCCAGCTCAAGGGGCTCGGCGTCGACCCCGCGAAGGCGCGCCTGTACGCCGTCAGCGGCGACGACGTCGGGCGGCTCCGCGACGCCCACATCGCCCTGTGGCGCAACGGGATCGGCCACGTCGTCACCTACCGCTCCGGCGTGCTCTACGCGCTCGCTCCGCCCGGCGCCGAGGTGCAGGACGTGCTCCGCGCCGACCTCGGACCGCAGGCCCTGATCGGCGTGAGCGCACCGCTGCGCAACGTCGACCGGGCGCCCGAGGCGCTGCGCGAGTCGGCCTGGGCGCTGCGCGCCGCGGAGGGCTCGGTCGGGCGCACCTTCCACTACGGCGACGCCAGCCCGATCGTGGGTGTCGGGGGCATCGACGACGCCGCGGCCCTGGTCTCCCGGGTGCTCGGGCCACTGCTGGAGTACGAGCGCGTCCACGACACGCCCCTGCTCGCCACCCTCGACGCCTTCCTCGCCCACCAGCGCTCCTGGCAGCGCACCGCCGACGCGCTCCAGGTGCACCGGCAGACCGTGCTCTACCGGATCCGCAAGGTCGAGGAGATCACCGGTCGCACCACCAGCGAGACCGGCGACATCGCCGAGCTGTGGCTCGCGCTGCGGGCGCAGTCGCTGCTCACGCCGGCGAAGGGGCCCGCGCCCCGAGGCTGA
- a CDS encoding SDR family NAD(P)-dependent oxidoreductase, whose amino-acid sequence MSDLQPPRHQEGRVAVVTGATQGIGRAIALRLAAEGAKVGVNGRADTEQMREVVELTGGFPVVADMADPTSVRTAFASVEQEHGPVDVLVCNAAYMSMSPLLDQPLDDWWRNIDTNLSGTYRCVQSVLPGMRSKGRGNIVIITSEWGVVGWPNATAYASSKAGLIALTKSLGRELAPEDITVNAVAPGIIDTPQLQVDADDAGLTLEEMHVEYGKAIPAGRIGRPEEIAATVALLARPGLKAFVGQTLSANGGSTRARA is encoded by the coding sequence ATGAGCGACCTCCAGCCCCCACGCCACCAGGAGGGCCGCGTCGCGGTCGTCACCGGCGCCACGCAGGGCATCGGCCGCGCGATCGCGCTGCGCCTGGCCGCCGAGGGCGCGAAGGTCGGCGTCAACGGTCGCGCCGACACCGAGCAGATGCGCGAGGTGGTCGAGCTCACCGGTGGCTTCCCGGTCGTCGCCGACATGGCCGACCCGACCTCCGTGCGGACGGCGTTCGCGAGCGTCGAGCAGGAGCACGGCCCGGTCGACGTGCTGGTCTGCAACGCGGCGTACATGTCGATGAGCCCGCTCCTCGACCAGCCGCTCGACGACTGGTGGCGCAACATCGACACCAACCTGTCCGGCACCTACCGCTGCGTGCAGTCCGTGCTGCCCGGGATGCGCAGCAAGGGTCGCGGCAACATCGTGATCATCACCTCCGAGTGGGGCGTGGTCGGCTGGCCGAACGCGACGGCGTACGCCTCCTCCAAGGCCGGCCTGATCGCGCTGACGAAGTCGCTCGGCCGTGAGCTCGCGCCCGAGGACATCACCGTCAACGCGGTCGCCCCCGGCATCATCGACACCCCGCAGCTGCAGGTCGACGCCGACGACGCCGGCCTCACGCTCGAGGAGATGCACGTCGAGTACGGCAAGGCCATCCCCGCCGGCCGGATCGGCCGTCCCGAGGAGATCGCCGCCACCGTCGCTCTCCTCGCGCGGCCGGGACTGAAGGCCTTCGTCGGCCAGACCCTGTCCGCCAACGGCGGCAGCACCCGCGCCCGCGCCTGA
- a CDS encoding FAD-dependent oxidoreductase, giving the protein MQAAVEDADVLIVGAGPSGAVAAYELARRGFKVVCLEQGEWNLPDDFTGDKPSWELARLKQWHPSPNRRGNDADYPINADNSPLEPLLFNGVGGSSILYSGHWVRALPSDFRVRTLDGVAEDWPFTYEDLRPFYDEVTHHIGASGLEGDPSYPDAHTFPLPPLPIGKAGLRAARGMDKLGWHWWPAPNAIASRAFRNRPACQRYGACESGCPAGAKASADLTYWPDAIAAGAVLVTGARVRTLTTNENGLVAGAEYVDRDGHWHHQRAGITILAANGIGTPRILLNSASSAHPDGLANSSGLVGKRLMIHPYASVYGTYDEDLESHLGPAGQSLQSLQFYETDESRGFVRGGKWNLMPTPGPLNRVLWEPGTDWRDGFGSSFHDKLSSTFGRTLEWGITTEDLPEESNEVVLDPDLTDSDGIPAAKINYQITENNDRLLDFHIARAVEAHEAAGAVSIHVDRVVRDSGWHLLGSARMGEDRTDSVVDQWGRSHDIANLFVLDGSNFVTSTGVNPTATIMAVALRAARHLADNRANQVSAS; this is encoded by the coding sequence GTGCAGGCAGCAGTCGAAGACGCCGACGTCCTGATCGTCGGCGCGGGCCCCTCGGGGGCGGTGGCGGCGTACGAGCTGGCCCGACGCGGCTTCAAGGTCGTCTGCCTCGAGCAGGGTGAGTGGAACCTCCCCGACGACTTCACCGGCGACAAGCCGTCCTGGGAACTGGCCCGCCTCAAGCAGTGGCACCCGAGCCCCAACCGGCGCGGCAACGACGCCGACTACCCGATCAACGCCGACAACAGCCCGCTCGAGCCGCTGCTGTTCAACGGCGTCGGTGGCAGCAGCATCCTCTACTCGGGCCACTGGGTCCGCGCCCTCCCGTCGGACTTCCGGGTCAGGACCCTCGACGGGGTGGCCGAGGACTGGCCGTTCACCTACGAGGACCTGCGGCCCTTCTACGACGAGGTCACCCACCACATCGGCGCCTCCGGACTCGAGGGCGACCCGTCCTACCCCGACGCCCACACCTTCCCGCTGCCGCCGCTGCCGATCGGCAAGGCCGGCCTGCGCGCCGCCCGCGGCATGGACAAGCTCGGCTGGCACTGGTGGCCGGCGCCCAACGCGATCGCCTCCCGCGCCTTCCGCAACCGTCCCGCCTGCCAGCGCTACGGCGCCTGCGAGTCCGGCTGCCCCGCCGGTGCGAAGGCCAGCGCCGACCTGACCTACTGGCCGGACGCGATCGCCGCCGGCGCGGTGCTCGTCACCGGCGCCCGGGTGCGCACGCTGACCACCAACGAGAACGGCCTGGTCGCCGGGGCGGAGTACGTCGACCGCGACGGCCACTGGCACCACCAGCGTGCGGGCATCACGATCCTGGCCGCCAACGGCATCGGCACCCCGCGGATCCTGCTCAACTCCGCCTCCTCCGCGCACCCCGACGGCCTCGCCAACTCCTCCGGCCTGGTCGGCAAACGGCTGATGATCCACCCGTACGCATCGGTCTACGGCACCTACGACGAGGACCTGGAGAGCCACCTCGGGCCGGCCGGCCAGTCCCTGCAGTCGCTGCAGTTCTACGAGACCGACGAGTCCCGCGGCTTCGTGCGCGGCGGCAAGTGGAACCTGATGCCGACCCCCGGTCCGCTCAACCGGGTGCTCTGGGAGCCCGGCACCGACTGGCGCGACGGCTTCGGCAGCAGCTTCCACGACAAGCTCAGCAGCACCTTCGGGCGCACCCTCGAGTGGGGCATCACGACCGAGGACCTGCCCGAGGAGAGCAACGAGGTCGTCCTCGACCCCGACCTCACCGACTCCGACGGGATCCCGGCCGCCAAGATCAACTACCAGATCACCGAGAACAACGACCGGCTGCTCGACTTCCACATCGCCCGCGCCGTCGAGGCCCACGAGGCCGCCGGTGCGGTCAGCATCCACGTCGACCGGGTGGTCCGCGACAGCGGCTGGCACCTGCTCGGCAGCGCCCGGATGGGCGAGGACCGCACGGACTCCGTCGTCGACCAGTGGGGTCGCTCGCACGACATCGCGAACCTGTTCGTCCTCGACGGAAGCAACTTCGTCACCTCGACCGGCGTGAACCCGACCGCGACGATCATGGCCGTCGCCCTGCGCGCCGCCCGTCACCTCGCCGACAACCGCGCCAACCAGGTCTCCGCCTCCTGA
- a CDS encoding DUF917 domain-containing protein — protein sequence MRIIDEAALDDITLGSTILGSGGGGDPYVGMLLARDAIRRFGPVSLVDIEEVPDDANVVFIAGIGAPGVLIEKLPRAAEYERVLDELERFTGVTYDYVCPIEAGGLNAVTPFATAAARNLPVIDADGMGRAFPHLEMVTPTLYGGSATPMVMIDEHGNTMFLESATNSWAEAYSRAAVLASGANAASALYPMSGRQAKEWLVRGALSMAQDIGRTIREARDAHVSPVHAVLEKQGGVLLFTGKVEEVDRRNERGWTIGTAHLSGVDADSGHTMTIHFQNENLAAKRDGEVVASSPDLIMAMEIDTGEPIPAEEIRYGYRVAVIGLPADPHWRTEAGIELSGPRRFGYDIDYRPVEDAVTVG from the coding sequence ATGCGCATCATCGACGAGGCAGCCCTCGACGACATCACCCTCGGCTCGACGATCCTCGGGTCCGGCGGCGGCGGTGACCCGTACGTCGGCATGCTGCTCGCCCGCGACGCCATCCGGCGCTTCGGCCCGGTGAGCCTGGTCGACATCGAGGAGGTGCCGGACGACGCCAACGTCGTGTTCATCGCCGGCATCGGCGCGCCCGGGGTGCTGATCGAGAAGCTGCCGCGCGCGGCGGAGTACGAGCGTGTGCTCGACGAGCTCGAGCGGTTCACCGGCGTCACCTACGACTACGTGTGCCCCATCGAGGCCGGCGGCCTCAACGCCGTCACCCCGTTCGCGACCGCAGCCGCGCGCAACCTCCCGGTCATCGACGCCGACGGCATGGGACGCGCGTTCCCGCACCTGGAGATGGTCACCCCGACCCTCTACGGCGGATCCGCGACGCCCATGGTGATGATCGACGAGCACGGCAACACCATGTTCCTGGAGTCGGCGACGAACTCCTGGGCCGAGGCCTACTCCAGGGCTGCGGTCCTGGCCAGCGGCGCGAACGCCGCCTCGGCGCTGTACCCGATGTCGGGAAGGCAGGCGAAGGAGTGGCTGGTCCGCGGTGCGCTCTCGATGGCGCAGGACATCGGCCGCACGATCCGCGAGGCGAGGGACGCCCACGTCTCGCCCGTGCACGCCGTGCTGGAGAAGCAGGGCGGAGTCCTGCTCTTCACGGGCAAGGTGGAGGAGGTCGACCGCCGCAACGAGCGGGGCTGGACCATCGGCACCGCCCACCTGAGCGGGGTGGACGCGGACAGCGGTCACACGATGACGATCCACTTCCAGAACGAGAACCTGGCGGCCAAGCGTGACGGCGAGGTCGTCGCCAGCAGCCCGGACCTGATCATGGCGATGGAGATCGACACCGGTGAGCCGATCCCGGCCGAGGAGATCCGCTACGGCTACCGGGTGGCGGTCATCGGCCTGCCGGCCGACCCGCACTGGCGCACCGAGGCGGGCATCGAGCTCTCCGGCCCCCGCCGGTTCGGCTACGACATCGACTACCGCCCGGTCGAGGACGCGGTGACGGTCGGGTGA
- a CDS encoding polysaccharide deacetylase family protein, translating to MTTGDATLPAAPIAWPAGFRAAANLGFDLDSEDVALTIDPGTRDRLSVMSHQAYGALTGVPRVLDLLDRFDLKATFFAPGYTVERYPDLLRRIRDAGHEIAHHGYLHEAMAGLSYDEEAAVIDRGLESLEKVLGVRPVGYRAPLWETSYSTAEILLDRGFLYDSSLMDSDLPYELAERPGEGARSIVEIPVSWALDDWEQFAFVPEVFGPGVIEDPAKALSMWTGELTEAHRYESCFTLTIHPFLSGRLGRIRALESLLETMASLPDLWVTTCGEIARHVRSLDLAPRVFPQPEIPGA from the coding sequence ATGACCACGGGTGACGCCACCCTCCCCGCAGCTCCGATCGCCTGGCCGGCCGGCTTCCGCGCGGCCGCCAACCTCGGCTTCGACCTCGACTCCGAGGACGTCGCGCTCACCATCGACCCCGGCACCCGCGACCGGCTGTCGGTGATGAGCCACCAGGCGTACGGCGCCCTGACCGGCGTCCCGCGGGTGCTGGACCTGCTCGACCGGTTCGACCTCAAGGCCACCTTCTTCGCGCCCGGCTACACCGTCGAGCGCTACCCGGACCTGCTGCGCCGGATCCGCGACGCCGGCCACGAGATCGCCCACCACGGCTACCTGCATGAGGCCATGGCCGGCCTGTCGTACGACGAGGAGGCGGCCGTCATCGACCGCGGGCTCGAGTCCCTGGAGAAGGTGCTCGGTGTGCGTCCCGTCGGCTACCGCGCGCCGCTGTGGGAGACGTCGTACTCCACCGCCGAGATCCTGCTCGACCGCGGCTTCCTCTACGACTCGAGCCTGATGGACTCCGACCTGCCCTACGAGCTGGCCGAGCGGCCGGGGGAGGGCGCCCGATCGATCGTGGAGATCCCGGTCTCGTGGGCGCTCGACGACTGGGAGCAGTTCGCGTTCGTGCCCGAGGTCTTCGGTCCCGGCGTGATCGAGGACCCGGCCAAGGCGCTGTCGATGTGGACCGGCGAGCTGACCGAGGCACACCGCTACGAGTCCTGCTTCACGCTGACGATCCACCCGTTCCTCAGCGGCCGCTTGGGCCGGATCCGCGCGCTGGAGTCGCTCCTCGAGACGATGGCCTCCCTGCCGGACCTGTGGGTCACGACGTGCGGCGAGATCGCCCGGCACGTGCGCAGCCTGGACCTCGCCCCGCGGGTCTTCCCGCAGCCGGAGATCCCGGGGGCCTGA
- a CDS encoding hydantoinase/oxoprolinase N-terminal domain-containing protein: MSLRIGIDVGGTNTDAVVLDGRTVVASTKSPTTEDVTIGIRAALTEVLADVDPADIDSVFIGTTHFINAIAQARGLERVALIRLATPPQSLLPMIDWPDRLRGVVGDDVHIVAGGAQFDGAPLSEVDVDGLRDVARKIAESGVRHIALSSVFSPVNPEPELLAERILAEELPEVSITRSTLVGRVGLLERENATILNASLLELAARVIDGLEQVVASTGIAAPILLSQNDGTVMTLDRARLYPIFTIASGPTNSMRGAALLTGIEDAVVVDVGGTTADIGLLQSGFPRESTVALSLAGVRSNFRIPDVLSLAIGGGTIIAEDGGTVGPESVGFRITEQARVFGGDTLTFSDIAVRAGADPMGDPALVADVPDATVAQALRIVGERVIHAVEKAKLSADDTPVVVVGGGGPLLRVVPGLEDLVVPEHAGIANAVGAAFAEAGGEVDRIYDLSGTTRAEVLEQAKAEATALAVASGADPAQVRIVDADDVPLTHLGGGSAVRVRVKAAGPFAQQPATTPEGN, from the coding sequence ATGTCCCTTCGCATCGGCATCGACGTCGGAGGCACCAACACCGACGCCGTCGTCCTCGACGGCCGCACGGTCGTCGCCTCGACCAAGTCGCCCACCACCGAGGACGTCACCATCGGCATCCGCGCCGCCCTCACCGAGGTGCTCGCGGACGTCGACCCGGCCGACATCGACTCGGTCTTCATCGGCACCACGCACTTCATCAACGCGATCGCCCAGGCCCGCGGGCTGGAGCGGGTGGCGCTGATCCGCCTCGCCACCCCGCCGCAGAGCCTGCTGCCGATGATCGACTGGCCGGACCGGCTGCGCGGGGTCGTGGGCGACGACGTCCACATCGTCGCCGGCGGCGCCCAGTTCGACGGCGCCCCGCTCAGCGAGGTCGACGTCGACGGCCTGCGCGACGTGGCGCGCAAGATCGCCGAGTCCGGGGTCCGCCACATCGCGTTGAGCTCGGTCTTCTCGCCGGTCAACCCGGAGCCCGAGCTGCTCGCCGAGCGCATCCTCGCCGAGGAGCTGCCGGAGGTCTCGATCACCCGCTCGACGCTGGTCGGCCGGGTCGGGCTGCTGGAGCGCGAGAACGCCACCATCCTCAACGCCTCGCTGCTCGAGCTCGCGGCCCGCGTGATCGACGGGCTGGAGCAGGTGGTGGCGTCGACCGGCATCGCGGCGCCGATCCTGCTCTCGCAGAACGACGGCACCGTGATGACCCTGGACCGTGCCCGGCTCTACCCGATCTTCACGATCGCCTCCGGACCGACGAACTCGATGCGCGGCGCCGCACTGCTGACCGGCATCGAGGACGCGGTCGTCGTCGACGTCGGCGGTACGACGGCCGACATCGGCCTGCTCCAGAGCGGCTTCCCCCGCGAGTCCACGGTCGCCCTGAGCCTGGCCGGGGTGCGCAGCAACTTCCGGATCCCCGACGTCCTCTCGCTCGCCATCGGTGGCGGCACGATCATCGCCGAGGACGGCGGCACGGTCGGCCCCGAGAGCGTGGGGTTCCGGATCACCGAGCAGGCCCGGGTGTTCGGCGGTGACACGCTGACCTTCAGCGACATCGCCGTGCGCGCCGGCGCCGACCCGATGGGAGACCCGGCCCTGGTGGCCGACGTGCCGGACGCCACCGTCGCGCAGGCGCTGCGCATCGTGGGCGAGCGCGTCATCCACGCCGTCGAGAAGGCGAAGCTCAGCGCCGACGACACGCCCGTCGTGGTGGTCGGCGGTGGTGGCCCGCTGCTGCGCGTGGTCCCCGGCCTCGAGGACCTCGTCGTCCCGGAGCACGCCGGCATCGCCAACGCGGTCGGCGCCGCCTTCGCCGAGGCCGGCGGCGAGGTCGACCGGATCTACGACCTCAGCGGCACGACCCGGGCCGAGGTGCTGGAGCAGGCGAAGGCCGAGGCGACCGCGCTGGCCGTCGCGTCCGGTGCCGACCCGGCGCAGGTCCGCATCGTCGACGCCGACGACGTGCCGTTGACCCACCTCGGCGGCGGTTCCGCCGTCCGTGTCCGGGTGAAGGCCGCCGGCCCGTTCGCCCAGCAGCCCGCCACGACCCCGGAAGGGAACTGA
- a CDS encoding SDR family NAD(P)-dependent oxidoreductase — MSGRDARVAVVTGAASGIGAAVCRALEETGWTVCGMDMRRADHLEHTVVCDVSDPHAVKAGLARVQAEVGPIGALVTAAGHYELVPFSEIGEDRWARMMRVHIGGLLNPVREVLPGMIERGEGAIVAISSELGIGGTESEAHYSAAKGAILGFVRSLGAEVAGHGVRINAVAPGPTDTPLLPAPQRTPEYLASLPARALGQPEDIAQAVQFLVDEGGFCFGEVISPNMGAVI; from the coding sequence GTGAGCGGGCGGGACGCGCGCGTCGCCGTCGTCACCGGCGCCGCCTCCGGCATCGGCGCGGCCGTGTGCCGCGCGCTGGAGGAGACCGGGTGGACCGTGTGCGGCATGGACATGCGCCGGGCCGACCACCTCGAGCACACGGTCGTCTGCGACGTCTCGGACCCGCACGCCGTCAAGGCGGGACTCGCCCGGGTGCAGGCGGAGGTCGGGCCGATCGGCGCGCTCGTCACGGCCGCCGGCCACTACGAGCTGGTGCCGTTCTCCGAGATCGGGGAGGACCGGTGGGCGCGGATGATGCGCGTCCACATCGGCGGCCTGCTCAACCCGGTGCGCGAGGTGCTGCCCGGCATGATCGAGCGGGGGGAGGGTGCGATCGTCGCGATCTCCTCCGAGCTCGGCATCGGCGGCACCGAGAGCGAGGCGCACTACTCCGCCGCCAAGGGCGCGATCCTCGGCTTCGTCCGCAGCCTCGGCGCCGAGGTCGCCGGGCACGGCGTCCGCATCAACGCAGTGGCGCCCGGCCCGACGGACACCCCGCTGCTGCCCGCGCCGCAGCGCACGCCGGAGTACCTCGCCTCGCTGCCCGCCCGCGCCCTCGGCCAGCCGGAGGACATCGCGCAGGCCGTGCAGTTCCTCGTCGACGAGGGTGGCTTCTGCTTCGGCGAAGTCATCTCGCCCAACATGGGAGCAGTGATCTGA
- a CDS encoding amidohydrolase family protein: MTRTVLRGGRVFDGTGADPFAADVALAGGRIVEVGAGLGGDAVIDVTGALVAPGLIDCHVHTIFDGMDLARVQARPFSMEFFEAIGNLRTILHSGVTTVRDAGGADLGVKTAVEQGLVAGPRMSISISALSQTGGHVDGWNVHGDHQRLFVPHPGRPDCVVDGVEDMRKRVRELLRAGADTIKVCASGGVMSTRDDPRHPQFSYDELAVCVEEAAAAGASVMAHAHGAAGIKQALRAGVRSIEHGVFIDDECVELFGSTGAWLVPTLLAPVALVEAIDGGMVVAPEMEAKARGIAATHLDAVARAHAGGVRIAMGTDSGVFAHGSAPRELAWLVRAGLTPAQALHAATGSAADLLDRDDIGRVAAGRVADLVVLDGDLADLEHFADNLRLVLRDGEVVRRREGAA, translated from the coding sequence GTGACCCGCACGGTCCTGCGCGGCGGGCGCGTCTTCGACGGCACCGGCGCCGATCCGTTCGCGGCCGACGTCGCGCTCGCCGGGGGCCGGATCGTGGAGGTCGGCGCCGGCCTGGGGGGCGACGCCGTCATCGACGTGACGGGAGCGCTCGTCGCGCCGGGCCTGATCGACTGCCACGTGCACACGATCTTCGACGGGATGGACCTCGCTCGCGTGCAGGCCCGGCCGTTCTCGATGGAGTTCTTCGAGGCGATCGGGAACCTGCGGACGATCCTGCACAGCGGGGTGACGACGGTGCGGGACGCCGGAGGCGCCGACCTGGGGGTGAAGACCGCTGTCGAGCAGGGCCTCGTCGCCGGTCCCCGGATGAGCATCTCCATCTCGGCGCTGAGCCAGACCGGGGGACACGTCGACGGCTGGAACGTGCACGGCGACCACCAGCGGCTGTTCGTGCCGCACCCCGGCCGGCCCGACTGCGTCGTCGACGGCGTGGAGGACATGCGCAAGCGCGTGCGCGAGCTGCTCCGCGCCGGTGCCGACACGATCAAGGTGTGCGCATCGGGTGGGGTCATGTCGACCCGCGACGACCCGAGGCACCCGCAGTTCTCCTACGACGAGCTCGCCGTGTGCGTCGAGGAGGCAGCGGCCGCCGGCGCCTCGGTGATGGCCCATGCCCACGGTGCGGCGGGCATCAAGCAGGCGCTGCGTGCCGGAGTGCGCTCGATCGAGCACGGTGTGTTCATCGACGACGAGTGCGTCGAGCTGTTCGGCTCCACCGGTGCCTGGCTGGTTCCCACGCTGCTGGCACCGGTGGCCCTGGTCGAGGCCATCGACGGCGGCATGGTCGTCGCCCCCGAGATGGAGGCGAAGGCGCGCGGCATCGCCGCCACCCATCTCGACGCGGTGGCGCGGGCCCACGCGGGTGGCGTACGGATCGCGATGGGGACCGACAGCGGCGTGTTCGCCCACGGCAGCGCGCCCCGCGAGCTCGCCTGGCTGGTCCGCGCCGGCCTCACTCCGGCCCAGGCCCTGCACGCGGCCACCGGCTCGGCAGCCGACCTGCTCGACCGCGACGACATCGGCCGGGTGGCGGCCGGGCGCGTCGCGGACCTCGTGGTGCTCGACGGCGACCTCGCCGACCTCGAGCACTTCGCCGACAACCTGCGCCTGGTCCTCCGGGACGGCGAGGTCGTCCGCCGCCGCGAGGGCGCAGCCTGA